Proteins encoded together in one Altererythrobacter epoxidivorans window:
- the gyrB gene encoding DNA topoisomerase (ATP-hydrolyzing) subunit B, with product MSENTPTTAENSPEPRRQGGEYGADSIKVLKGLDAVRKRPGMYIGDTDDGSGLHHMVFEVSDNAIDEALAGHCDLVLIELNPDGSVSVEDNGRGIPVDMHKEEGVSAAEVIMTQLHAGGKFENTSDDNAYKVSGGLHGVGVSVVNALSEWLELVIWRDGKEHWMRFEHGDAVNSLEVRGDAPAVASNGDENGLKKGTRVTFKASHDTFKNVTEFDFDKLEHRYRELAFLNSGVRILLRDLRHEEPLEHDLFYEGGIGAFVKYLDRNKQPLIGEPIAVSAEKEGIGIDVALQWNDSYYENVLTFTNNIPQRDGGTHLAAFRAALTRTLNNYAASSGLLKKEKVSLSGEDMREGLTAIVSVKLPDPKFSSQTKDKLVSSEVRQPLESLMGEKMTEWLEENPNDAKAIVQKIIDAAAAREAARRAREMSRKGAMSVASLPGKLADCQERDASKSELFLVEGDSAGGSAKQGRDRKTQAILPLKGKILNVERARFDRIISSKEVGTLIQAMGTGIRDEFNLDKLRYHKIVIMTDADVDGAHIRTLLLTFFHRQMPDIVKAGHLFIAQPPLYKVAKGRSEVYLKDQAALDRYLVDAGLQGRILETDGGARSGEDLRVLVEHALRLRSLLGFVPRRYDSAIIEQMALSGALDPSLDSATREQALQLAAQRMEQADDEAKWTASIREDGTVRFERLWRGVTDVHDIEGRFLSSTEAHKLHGLAGQQAEAYAKPAQLVKSSAADADAVPSDDTEEDDAPIAATGEAISRPTELLDAIMTAGRKGLSIQRYKGLGEMNAEQLWETTLDPENRALLQVKVEDADVTDEIFTRLMGDVVEPRREFIQDNALNVANLDV from the coding sequence ATGTCAGAAAACACCCCTACTACAGCTGAAAATTCACCCGAGCCGCGCCGTCAGGGCGGCGAATATGGCGCCGATTCCATCAAGGTTCTCAAGGGCCTGGACGCCGTGCGCAAGCGCCCCGGCATGTATATCGGCGATACCGACGACGGGTCGGGCCTGCACCACATGGTGTTCGAAGTTTCGGACAATGCCATCGACGAGGCATTGGCGGGGCACTGCGACCTCGTCCTGATCGAGCTCAATCCGGACGGATCGGTTTCCGTGGAGGATAACGGTCGCGGCATCCCGGTCGACATGCACAAGGAAGAAGGCGTGTCGGCGGCAGAGGTCATCATGACCCAGCTGCACGCGGGCGGTAAGTTCGAAAACACCAGCGACGACAATGCCTACAAGGTTTCAGGCGGCCTCCACGGTGTGGGCGTTTCGGTCGTGAATGCGCTGTCGGAATGGCTCGAACTGGTGATCTGGCGCGATGGCAAGGAACACTGGATGCGCTTCGAACACGGCGATGCCGTGAACAGCCTCGAGGTGCGCGGCGATGCACCGGCGGTTGCCAGCAATGGCGACGAAAACGGATTGAAGAAGGGGACGCGCGTCACCTTCAAGGCGTCGCACGACACGTTCAAGAATGTCACCGAATTCGATTTCGACAAGCTGGAGCATCGCTATCGCGAGCTGGCCTTCCTCAATTCGGGGGTCCGGATTCTGCTGCGCGACCTGCGCCACGAAGAACCGCTGGAACACGACCTGTTCTACGAAGGCGGCATTGGGGCGTTCGTCAAATATCTCGACCGCAACAAGCAGCCGCTGATCGGCGAACCGATCGCGGTGTCGGCGGAGAAGGAAGGCATCGGGATCGACGTCGCCCTGCAGTGGAACGACAGCTATTACGAAAACGTCCTCACCTTCACCAACAACATCCCGCAGCGCGATGGCGGCACGCACCTTGCGGCCTTCCGCGCGGCGCTGACCCGCACGCTCAACAATTACGCGGCGAGTTCTGGCCTGCTGAAGAAGGAAAAGGTTTCGCTTTCGGGCGAAGACATGCGCGAAGGCCTGACCGCCATCGTGTCGGTCAAGTTGCCCGATCCGAAGTTCTCCAGCCAGACCAAGGACAAGCTGGTCTCCTCCGAAGTCCGCCAGCCGCTGGAAAGCCTGATGGGCGAAAAGATGACCGAGTGGCTGGAAGAGAATCCCAACGACGCCAAGGCGATCGTCCAGAAGATCATCGACGCTGCCGCTGCACGCGAAGCTGCCCGCCGGGCTCGTGAAATGAGCCGCAAGGGCGCGATGAGCGTCGCCAGCCTGCCGGGCAAGCTTGCCGACTGCCAGGAGCGCGATGCGTCCAAGTCTGAACTGTTTCTGGTCGAGGGTGATTCCGCAGGCGGTTCGGCCAAGCAGGGCCGCGACCGCAAGACTCAGGCGATCCTGCCGCTGAAGGGCAAGATCCTCAATGTCGAGCGCGCCCGCTTCGACCGGATCATTTCGTCGAAGGAAGTCGGCACGCTGATCCAGGCGATGGGCACCGGCATTCGCGACGAATTCAACCTCGACAAGCTGCGCTATCACAAGATCGTGATCATGACCGACGCCGACGTCGACGGTGCGCATATCCGCACGCTGCTGCTCACATTCTTCCATCGCCAGATGCCTGACATCGTGAAGGCTGGGCACCTCTTCATCGCGCAGCCGCCGCTCTACAAGGTCGCTAAGGGCCGCAGCGAGGTCTATCTGAAGGACCAGGCGGCGCTCGACCGTTACCTCGTCGATGCCGGCTTGCAGGGCCGCATCCTCGAAACCGATGGCGGCGCCCGCTCGGGCGAAGACCTGCGCGTGCTCGTCGAACATGCCCTGCGGCTGCGCAGCCTGCTCGGCTTCGTGCCGCGCCGCTACGACAGTGCGATCATCGAACAGATGGCGCTGTCGGGTGCGCTCGATCCCTCGCTCGACAGTGCGACCCGCGAACAGGCGCTGCAGCTTGCCGCACAGCGCATGGAGCAGGCTGATGACGAAGCGAAATGGACAGCTTCGATCCGCGAGGATGGTACCGTCCGCTTTGAACGGTTGTGGCGCGGCGTGACCGACGTCCACGACATCGAAGGACGTTTCCTTTCGAGCACCGAAGCGCACAAGCTGCACGGTCTCGCCGGTCAGCAGGCCGAAGCCTATGCGAAGCCTGCCCAGCTGGTGAAATCGAGCGCAGCCGATGCCGACGCCGTCCCGTCCGACGATACGGAAGAGGACGACGCACCGATCGCAGCCACGGGCGAGGCGATCTCGCGGCCTACCGAACTGCTCGATGCGATCATGACAGCCGGCCGCAAGGGCCTTTCGATCCAGCGCTACAAGGGCCTGGGCGAAATGAATGCGGAACAGCTGTGGGAGACCACGCTCGACCCAGAAAATCGCGCATTGCTGCAGGTGAAGGTCGAAGACGCCGACGTGACCGACGAGATCTTCACCCGCCTGATGGGCGACGTGGTCGAACCGCGCCGCGAATTCATTCAGGACAACGCGTTGAACGTCGCGAATCTCGACGTGTGA
- a CDS encoding bifunctional metallophosphatase/5'-nucleotidase, whose product MSRPIKKLAPAILSALFLTACTTVPAPAPEPVEVRLIGLNDFHGNLEPQRRALKLAHGDGSVEEVQVGGLAAYSAVVKSLRQQSENSIVIAAGDMISASPLVSSLFLDEPTVTGLSAMGLDYSAVGNHEFDRGWRELKRMQDGGCEKLANREPCQVEPFAGASYQILSASTVFEKDGAPLFPGSAIETFGEGENAVSVGIIGLTLEDTPNLVTPSGVEGLRFMDEADAINAEVTKLAGKGVDAFVVAIHQGLYSNLPYDAPGCDGINGSLLDILARLDPRIDVVLSGHTHQFYVCEYGEIDATRPFVVTSAGYGGAFVTDVALTIDPVANDVTAKSARNVVVRADGSTVNSLDRDAAAYVAKYVDASNTAAGRVVGKVTGDGRYRKTASEETPLGNAIADAQLFATREAGAQLALMNNSGIRAALTPRGDGTVTFSDIYTVQPFGNTLVTMTYTGEQLLALFEQQFDDDGFIQTFSPSQGFRLTYDLDRPVGSRVVSVTLDGKPIDPAKTYRVTMNSFLAAGGDSFTVFKDGADATVGPVDLDAFEAWLEQADVIALPAEGRVVNLTKN is encoded by the coding sequence ATGAGTCGCCCGATCAAAAAACTCGCCCCGGCCATCCTGTCGGCCCTGTTCCTGACCGCTTGCACGACGGTTCCGGCGCCCGCCCCCGAACCGGTCGAAGTAAGGCTGATCGGTCTCAACGATTTCCATGGCAACCTCGAGCCGCAGCGCCGCGCGCTTAAACTCGCGCATGGCGATGGCAGCGTGGAAGAAGTCCAGGTCGGCGGACTTGCCGCCTATTCCGCGGTCGTCAAATCGCTGCGCCAGCAGAGCGAAAACAGCATCGTCATCGCGGCGGGTGACATGATCAGCGCCAGCCCGCTGGTGTCGTCGCTGTTCCTCGACGAACCGACGGTCACCGGGCTCAGCGCCATGGGTCTCGACTACAGCGCGGTCGGCAATCATGAATTCGACCGCGGCTGGCGCGAGCTGAAGCGCATGCAGGATGGCGGGTGCGAGAAGCTTGCCAATCGCGAACCGTGCCAGGTCGAACCTTTTGCCGGTGCGAGCTACCAGATCCTTTCCGCCAGCACGGTATTCGAGAAGGATGGAGCGCCGCTGTTCCCCGGTTCGGCGATCGAAACCTTCGGCGAAGGCGAAAATGCCGTGTCCGTCGGCATCATCGGGCTGACGCTTGAAGACACGCCCAACCTCGTCACCCCCAGTGGGGTCGAAGGCCTTCGTTTCATGGACGAGGCCGATGCGATCAATGCAGAGGTGACCAAGCTGGCCGGGAAAGGCGTCGATGCCTTTGTCGTCGCCATCCACCAGGGCCTTTACAGCAACCTGCCCTATGACGCGCCCGGCTGCGACGGCATCAATGGCAGCCTGCTCGATATCCTTGCGCGGCTCGACCCGCGTATCGACGTCGTCCTGTCAGGCCACACCCACCAGTTCTACGTCTGCGAATACGGCGAGATCGATGCCACGCGGCCCTTCGTCGTGACGAGCGCCGGATACGGCGGTGCCTTCGTCACCGATGTCGCACTTACGATCGATCCCGTCGCCAACGATGTGACCGCGAAGAGCGCGCGCAACGTCGTCGTCCGCGCCGATGGTTCGACCGTCAATTCGCTCGACCGCGATGCAGCGGCCTATGTCGCGAAATACGTCGATGCCTCGAACACTGCCGCCGGCCGCGTCGTCGGGAAGGTCACCGGCGACGGCCGCTACCGCAAGACTGCATCCGAAGAAACGCCGCTCGGCAACGCAATTGCCGATGCGCAGCTCTTCGCCACTCGTGAAGCCGGTGCCCAACTTGCCCTGATGAACAATTCGGGCATTCGCGCTGCGCTCACTCCGCGGGGCGACGGGACCGTGACTTTCTCTGACATCTATACCGTCCAGCCCTTCGGCAATACGCTGGTCACGATGACCTATACGGGCGAGCAGTTGCTGGCATTGTTCGAGCAGCAGTTCGACGACGACGGCTTCATCCAGACTTTCAGCCCGTCACAAGGTTTCCGCCTGACGTATGACCTCGACCGCCCGGTCGGAAGCCGTGTCGTCTCGGTCACTCTGGATGGGAAACCGATCGATCCCGCCAAGACCTATCGCGTGACCATGAACAGCTTCCTCGCGGCTGGCGGCGACAGCTTCACCGTGTTCAAGGACGGAGCGGATGCGACCGTCGGACCGGTCGACCTCGATGCGTTCGAAGCATGGCTGGAACAGGCGGATGTAATCGCGCTGCCGGCTGAAGGGCGCGTGGTGAACCTGACGAAAAACTAG
- a CDS encoding DUF1295 domain-containing protein, with the protein MTDGLLMNAAILLVLILIQWVISVRINDVSFVDAFWGAGMGLLAIASWLHVPGGNPGDLATLIMVMAAAWGFRLGIYLLRRWSHEGEDKRYNRILRKDREKGNFAIAALVKVWLMQAVLLFMVSSPAQVGILASPEPAPITPLAVVGLALYLVGIFFEWVGDWQLSRFKANSANEGKVLDTGLWRYTRHPNYFGDFCAWWGIWLCCAAAGWEYALYTVIGPVFLSFTLTKWSGVALLEKGMDKSKGDKYADYKRRTSAFIPMPPRK; encoded by the coding sequence ATGACCGATGGGCTGTTGATGAATGCCGCGATCCTGCTGGTGCTGATACTGATCCAGTGGGTCATATCCGTCAGGATCAACGACGTTTCCTTCGTCGATGCTTTCTGGGGGGCGGGCATGGGCCTGCTCGCCATCGCAAGCTGGCTGCATGTGCCCGGCGGCAATCCCGGGGACCTCGCAACCCTCATCATGGTCATGGCAGCGGCTTGGGGCTTCCGCCTCGGCATCTACCTGCTGCGCCGCTGGAGCCACGAGGGCGAGGACAAGCGATATAACCGCATCCTGCGCAAGGACCGGGAGAAGGGCAATTTTGCCATCGCTGCGCTGGTGAAGGTGTGGTTGATGCAGGCGGTATTACTGTTCATGGTCAGCAGCCCGGCACAGGTCGGTATTCTCGCATCGCCCGAGCCTGCGCCGATCACCCCGCTCGCGGTCGTCGGCCTTGCGCTCTATCTCGTCGGCATATTCTTCGAATGGGTCGGCGACTGGCAGCTGTCGCGGTTCAAGGCGAACTCGGCGAACGAGGGCAAGGTGCTCGACACCGGATTGTGGCGCTATACCCGCCACCCCAACTATTTCGGCGACTTCTGTGCCTGGTGGGGAATCTGGCTCTGCTGCGCCGCAGCCGGTTGGGAATATGCGCTCTACACCGTGATCGGCCCGGTCTTCCTCAGCTTCACCCTCACCAAATGGTCGGGCGTGGCGCTGCTGGAAAAGGGCATGGATAAATCGAAGGGCGACAAATACGCCGATTACAAGCGGCGCACCTCTGCCTTTATTCCCATGCCGCCGCGCAAATAA
- a CDS encoding lysophospholipid acyltransferase family protein: protein MSSQGPRKRSILSRIVRRIIIWIYHFKGWTLDGHLPRDIRKFVIAGAPHTSNWDFVFFTGATHEEGVQPNFMGKHTLFTGMMRNFMFDMGGIPIDRTKRANATQQVAEEFARRDELALVIAAEGTRSTDGSWKSGFYHIAQAAGVPIVPAYADNSRHIVGFGPPIWPSGNYGEDLLKLADWFRSKMPDYPRFDVLEAQARRLISEGREAGEKT from the coding sequence ATGTCGTCACAAGGACCCCGAAAGAGGTCGATCCTGTCGCGCATCGTGCGGCGGATCATCATCTGGATCTATCATTTCAAGGGGTGGACGCTCGACGGTCACCTGCCGCGCGATATCCGCAAGTTCGTGATCGCGGGCGCGCCGCATACGTCCAATTGGGACTTCGTGTTCTTCACTGGTGCGACCCACGAAGAAGGCGTGCAGCCGAACTTCATGGGCAAGCACACGCTGTTCACCGGAATGATGCGTAATTTCATGTTCGACATGGGCGGCATACCCATCGACCGGACGAAGCGCGCCAATGCGACCCAGCAGGTGGCAGAGGAATTCGCCCGGCGGGACGAGCTTGCGCTGGTGATCGCGGCGGAAGGCACGCGCAGCACGGATGGCAGCTGGAAATCTGGCTTCTACCATATCGCGCAGGCGGCAGGCGTGCCGATCGTGCCCGCCTATGCCGACAATTCCCGCCATATCGTCGGGTTCGGGCCGCCGATCTGGCCGAGCGGCAATTACGGCGAAGACCTGCTCAAGCTCGCCGACTGGTTTCGTTCGAAAATGCCCGATTATCCGCGTTTCGATGTCCTTGAAGCGCAGGCGAGGCGGTTGATTTCAGAGGGTCGCGAAGCTGGAGAAAAAACATGA
- a CDS encoding carboxyl transferase domain-containing protein, whose translation MTAPTLTSTLDREAPDAKARFEHNRSLAADLRSTVAAAALGGSEGSRERHVSRGKLLPRERVERLLDPGSPFLEIGQLAANGMYEDAINGAGLIAGIGRVSGRQVMIVCNDATVKGGTYYPMTVKKHLRAQEIAQENRLPCIYLVDSGGANLPHQAEVFPDRDHFGRIFFNQANMSAMGIPQIACVMGSCTAGGAYVPAMSDETVIVRNQGTIFLAGPPLVKAATGEEISAEDLGGGDLHAKKSGVVDHLAENDEHALTIVRDIVSHLGDNYAAAKAVELKEPRAPKFDAEDLYAIVPDDVRAPYDVHEIIARLVDGSEFHEFKQHYGSTLVCGFAHIWGMPVAILANNGVLFSESAQKGAHFIELACQRRIPLLFLQNISGFMVGGKYEAEGIAKHGAKLVTAVATATVPKVTVVIGGSFGAGNYGMCGRAYSPRFLFTWPNARISVMGGEQAASVLATVHRDADSWTPEQAEAFKAPIRQKYEDEGNPYYATARLWDDGVIDPVQTRDVLGLAFAATLEAPIPEKPQFGVFRM comes from the coding sequence ATGACCGCACCTACCCTTACATCCACGCTCGACCGCGAGGCGCCTGACGCCAAGGCTCGTTTCGAGCATAATAGGTCGCTCGCTGCCGACCTGCGCTCCACCGTCGCTGCCGCCGCGCTGGGCGGCTCGGAAGGCAGCCGAGAGCGGCATGTGTCGCGCGGCAAGCTCTTGCCGCGCGAGCGGGTGGAGCGTCTGCTCGATCCGGGCAGTCCTTTCCTCGAGATTGGCCAGCTCGCCGCGAATGGCATGTATGAGGATGCGATCAACGGAGCGGGGCTGATCGCGGGCATCGGCCGCGTTTCAGGCCGGCAGGTGATGATCGTGTGCAACGATGCCACCGTGAAGGGCGGCACCTATTACCCGATGACGGTCAAGAAGCACCTTCGTGCGCAGGAGATCGCGCAGGAGAACCGCCTGCCGTGCATCTACCTCGTCGACAGCGGCGGCGCGAACCTGCCGCACCAGGCCGAGGTCTTCCCCGACCGCGACCACTTCGGGCGCATCTTCTTCAACCAGGCGAATATGTCGGCGATGGGCATCCCGCAGATCGCATGCGTCATGGGCAGCTGCACCGCGGGCGGGGCCTATGTCCCGGCCATGTCCGACGAGACAGTGATCGTGCGCAACCAGGGTACGATTTTCCTTGCCGGACCGCCGCTGGTGAAGGCCGCAACGGGCGAGGAAATCAGCGCCGAGGATTTGGGCGGTGGTGACCTCCACGCGAAGAAATCGGGCGTGGTCGATCACCTTGCCGAAAACGACGAGCACGCGCTCACCATCGTGCGCGATATTGTCAGCCACCTCGGTGACAATTACGCGGCGGCCAAGGCGGTCGAGCTGAAGGAGCCACGCGCGCCGAAGTTCGACGCGGAAGACCTCTACGCGATCGTGCCCGACGATGTCCGCGCGCCATATGACGTGCACGAAATCATCGCACGGCTGGTCGATGGCAGCGAGTTTCACGAGTTCAAGCAGCACTACGGCAGCACGCTCGTCTGCGGTTTCGCCCACATCTGGGGCATGCCGGTGGCGATCCTTGCCAACAATGGCGTCCTATTCTCGGAAAGTGCGCAAAAGGGCGCGCATTTTATCGAGCTCGCCTGCCAGCGGCGCATCCCGCTCCTGTTCCTCCAGAACATCTCGGGCTTCATGGTCGGCGGCAAATACGAGGCCGAGGGCATCGCCAAGCATGGCGCGAAGCTGGTTACGGCCGTCGCCACGGCGACCGTGCCCAAGGTCACCGTCGTCATCGGTGGCAGCTTCGGGGCGGGAAATTACGGCATGTGCGGCCGCGCCTATAGTCCGCGCTTCCTGTTCACCTGGCCCAATGCGCGCATCTCGGTGATGGGCGGCGAACAGGCTGCATCGGTCCTCGCCACCGTCCACCGCGACGCTGACAGCTGGACGCCGGAACAGGCTGAGGCGTTCAAGGCCCCGATCCGCCAGAAATACGAGGACGAGGGCAATCCCTATTACGCCACCGCGCGCCTGTGGGATGACGGCGTGATCGACCCCGTCCAGACCCGCGACGTCCTGGGCCTCGCCTTTGCCGCGACGCTCGAGGCACCGATCCCGGAGAAGCCGCAGTTCGGCGTCTTCAGGATGTAA
- a CDS encoding alpha/beta hydrolase, producing MSSKLIGALFALLLTLPGVAHARVETIKVHSPSIEGNLEGNDATRKVHVILPPGYDYEFERRYPVVYFLHGFTSTADRTLEGIDPDAALAAFEGQEMILVLPDSYTKRGGSFYASGSTVGDFESFIAKDLVAAIDLQFRTIADRESRGLAGHSMGGYGTLRIGMKYPEVFSSIYPMAPCCTQPRPSRPGDAKYETMDPDTLTAEQFWDYGYFAWSAAFSPNPQNPPYFLDLGTKDGKPDAMTVARWALNSPAAMISQYQGNLKKLEAIALDVGEQDFLLEEVKAMHAQLDNFGVEHEFMLFEGDHTNRVSERFRSQLLPFFAKHLDPEAE from the coding sequence ATGAGTTCGAAACTGATTGGGGCGCTATTCGCTTTGCTCCTGACGCTGCCGGGGGTCGCCCACGCTCGCGTCGAAACGATCAAAGTTCATTCGCCGTCGATCGAGGGCAACCTCGAAGGCAATGACGCGACCCGCAAGGTCCATGTGATCTTGCCCCCGGGTTATGACTACGAGTTTGAGCGGCGTTACCCCGTCGTCTATTTCCTCCATGGCTTCACCTCCACCGCTGACCGCACTCTGGAGGGAATCGATCCCGACGCCGCCCTGGCCGCGTTCGAAGGGCAGGAGATGATCCTCGTCCTGCCGGACAGCTATACCAAGCGCGGCGGCAGCTTCTATGCCTCCGGATCGACGGTAGGCGACTTCGAAAGCTTCATCGCCAAGGATCTGGTAGCGGCTATCGATCTGCAGTTCCGGACGATCGCCGACCGCGAAAGTCGCGGCTTGGCGGGGCATTCGATGGGCGGTTACGGGACCTTGCGGATCGGAATGAAATATCCGGAAGTGTTCTCTTCCATCTACCCGATGGCACCGTGCTGCACGCAGCCGCGACCATCGCGTCCGGGCGATGCCAAGTACGAGACGATGGACCCCGATACGCTCACTGCCGAACAGTTCTGGGATTATGGCTATTTCGCCTGGTCGGCGGCGTTTTCGCCCAATCCGCAAAATCCGCCATACTTCCTCGATCTCGGAACGAAGGACGGCAAACCCGACGCGATGACCGTCGCGCGTTGGGCACTCAATTCGCCTGCTGCGATGATCTCGCAGTACCAGGGGAACCTCAAGAAGCTGGAAGCCATCGCGCTGGACGTCGGCGAGCAGGACTTCCTGCTCGAAGAGGTCAAGGCGATGCACGCGCAGCTCGACAACTTCGGCGTAGAGCATGAATTCATGCTGTTCGAAGGCGACCATACCAACAGGGTGAGTGAGCGCTTTCGCAGCCAGCTTCTGCCCTTCTTTGCCAAGCATCTGGACCCAGAGGCCGAATGA
- a CDS encoding isovaleryl-CoA dehydrogenase has protein sequence MRATPDFDFQLGESAEMIRESVSRFADEQIAPLAERVDREDWFPKAELWPAMGELGLHGITVPEADGGLGLGYLEHVVAVEEVSRASASIGLSYGAHSNLCVNQIARWGNEEQKAKYLPKLISGEHVGSLAMSEAGAGSDVVSMKARAERVDGGYVLNGTKFWITNAPYADTLVVYAKTSPDAASRGITTFLIEKDFEGFSIGQKIEKVGMRGSPTAELVFDDCFVPEENVMGPENGGVGVLMSGLDYERVVLAGLQLGVMQACLDTVIPYLRERTQFGKPIGSFQLMQAKVADMYVALQSARAYTYAVAKNCDAGNTTRFDAAGAILLASENAFRVAAESVQALGGAGYTLDWPVERYMRDAKLLDIGAGTNEIRRMLIGRELIGAAG, from the coding sequence ATGCGTGCCACCCCCGATTTCGATTTCCAGCTTGGCGAAAGCGCCGAAATGATCCGCGAGAGCGTCTCGCGTTTTGCCGACGAACAGATCGCACCACTGGCAGAACGGGTCGACCGCGAGGACTGGTTTCCCAAGGCAGAGCTGTGGCCGGCGATGGGCGAACTCGGCCTGCATGGCATCACCGTTCCCGAAGCGGACGGCGGGCTGGGCCTCGGCTATCTCGAACACGTCGTCGCGGTGGAGGAAGTCAGCCGCGCGTCGGCCAGCATCGGCCTCAGCTACGGCGCCCATTCCAACCTCTGCGTCAACCAGATCGCGCGCTGGGGGAATGAAGAGCAGAAGGCGAAATACCTGCCCAAGCTGATCAGCGGCGAACACGTCGGCAGCCTTGCCATGAGCGAGGCGGGCGCCGGGTCGGACGTCGTTTCAATGAAGGCGAGGGCGGAGAGGGTCGACGGCGGATACGTCCTCAACGGCACCAAGTTCTGGATCACCAACGCGCCCTATGCCGATACCCTGGTGGTCTATGCCAAGACTTCTCCCGATGCGGCCAGCCGCGGCATCACCACTTTCCTGATCGAGAAGGATTTCGAAGGTTTTTCGATTGGCCAGAAGATCGAAAAAGTAGGCATGCGTGGCTCGCCCACGGCAGAGCTGGTGTTCGACGACTGCTTCGTGCCTGAAGAGAACGTGATGGGCCCCGAAAACGGCGGCGTTGGCGTATTGATGAGCGGGCTGGATTACGAGCGCGTGGTGCTCGCCGGATTGCAGCTCGGCGTGATGCAGGCCTGCCTCGACACGGTCATTCCCTACCTTCGCGAGCGCACCCAGTTCGGCAAGCCGATCGGCAGCTTCCAGCTTATGCAGGCCAAGGTTGCCGACATGTATGTCGCGCTCCAATCGGCGCGCGCCTATACCTATGCCGTCGCCAAGAACTGCGATGCGGGAAATACCACCCGCTTCGATGCGGCAGGCGCGATCCTGCTGGCATCGGAAAACGCCTTCCGCGTGGCTGCTGAGAGCGTGCAGGCACTGGGCGGCGCAGGCTATACACTAGACTGGCCGGTCGAACGCTACATGCGCGATGCCAAGCTGCTCGATATCGGCGCGGGCACCAACGAAATCCGCCGCATGCTGATCGGCCGCGAACTGATCGGGGCTGCGGGATAA